The Candidatus Flexicrinis affinis genome has a segment encoding these proteins:
- a CDS encoding response regulator transcription factor, translating to MHALSQAPATSAHILVVDDEGPNRYSISKNLERVGYAVTEAASGPEALEHLTANEFDVVLTDIKMPGMDGVELLRHIKTESPEAVVILMTGYASLPSAVEALRLGAHDYFIKPGSMNDLRAAIARGVERSRNMRRRRMLLESIRSDVFELDQIDTVPAGPAVPGIPAAGAPMGTVATSAGYAKRWDEPEVGSVMQLGPLTVYPGRYQISADDQQIDLTPTEFDLLLYLGAHSGRVVPCHELVREVRSYAVDETEAREVIRPHISNLRRKLKQAGQNPELIVNVRGVGYRLNDRLR from the coding sequence ATGCACGCGCTTTCACAGGCACCGGCCACGTCGGCACACATCTTGGTGGTCGACGACGAAGGCCCGAACCGTTATTCCATCAGCAAAAACCTGGAGCGCGTCGGTTACGCCGTCACCGAGGCGGCCAGCGGGCCGGAAGCCCTCGAACACCTGACCGCCAACGAGTTTGACGTCGTGCTGACCGACATCAAGATGCCGGGCATGGATGGTGTCGAACTGCTGCGGCACATAAAGACCGAGTCTCCGGAAGCCGTGGTCATCCTGATGACCGGGTATGCCAGCCTGCCGTCGGCGGTCGAAGCGCTGCGCCTCGGCGCACACGACTACTTCATTAAGCCGGGCTCGATGAACGATTTGCGTGCAGCGATCGCACGCGGGGTCGAACGGTCGCGCAACATGCGGCGCCGGCGCATGCTCCTCGAGTCTATCCGCAGCGATGTTTTCGAACTCGACCAGATCGACACCGTGCCGGCAGGCCCCGCTGTCCCCGGCATACCGGCGGCGGGCGCGCCGATGGGCACGGTCGCGACCTCCGCTGGGTACGCCAAACGCTGGGACGAGCCTGAGGTCGGCAGTGTCATGCAGCTCGGCCCGCTGACGGTTTATCCCGGCCGCTATCAGATCAGCGCCGACGATCAGCAAATCGACCTGACCCCGACTGAGTTCGACCTGCTGCTTTATCTCGGGGCGCACAGCGGTCGCGTCGTGCCCTGCCACGAACTGGTGCGCGAGGTGCGCAGCTATGCCGTTGACGAGACCGAGGCGCGCGAGGTGATTCGCCCGCACATCAGCAATTTGCGACGCAAACTCAAGCAGGCCGGGCAGAACCCGGAACTGATTGTAAACGTCCGCGGCGTGGGGTATCGCCTAAACGACCGGCTCCGCTAG